GTGACCGTCCCTCCGACCGCGGGCCCCTGGGCGGGCAGGGCCGCAGGAGCCGTCCCCTGCGGGGAGGATACCGGTGCCGTCACCGGAGCGGCCGGGGCAGCAGGAGCGTTCCCGCCGGCAGCGGCCGGAAGTGCCGGAGCGGCCGCCGGACGGGGCCGGGCCTGCTTGGGGCCGGGCCGCAGGGGCACATCATTGACGGCAGGGGCGGCGGGCTGTTCCACCGCCGCCTTGCCGCTGGCGATCCGGGTACAGCGCCCGGCCATGTCCCGCAGCGCCGCGGAACCGGCGCGGACAGCGGCCAGGGCCTTGCCGTCCTGCTGCAGGCGGCGGCCCACCCACTGGGCCACGAACAGCAGGGTATCGTCATCCAGGGCGGCACCGGCATGACGGCGGATGTCGCCCACCAGGGCATGCTGGGCTGCCGTGCGGGCATCCATGGCCTGGCGGTAGCGGGCCGTGATGTCGTCCACCCGCAGCTGGGCCGTGGCGATGGCGGCGGCATCGTTGCGCTGCCGGGCCTCGTCCAGCTCGAACACCGTGCTGGCCATGCGGCTGTAGATGTCCAGCGATTCCTGCAGCAGGCGCTCGCTCTCGGCCAGACGCGCGTTCAGGTCCGGTACGGCGGCCACGCCGTCCAGAGCGGCGGCCCAGGCGTTCAGGCGCCCGGCAAGGGCCATGTGCAGCTGCCGTTTCTGCAGGTCGCTCCAGTGGCGTTCCGCGCACTGGCGGTCAAGGCTGTCCAGGAAGCGGTCGGCATAGATGGTGTACAGGCTGCGCAGCATGTCGGGATGGAAGGCATAACGCAGCACGGCGGCACGGCTGCCGCCGGCCAGGCCTGTCAGCCTGACGCCGTAACGCTGGTTGAGGGACGGCAGGCTCACATCCAGGCCGCTGCCCTGGAAGCGTTCCAGCACATGCCCGGCAAGGTCATCCACGAAAGCGGGCTGCACACGGCTGTCCGCAGGGTACTGGCGCTTTGGCGCCTCCTGTCCGGCCGGGGCAGGCATGGCGGCCCCGGGCGACACGAAATCCGTCCTGACCAGGGCACTGACCGTGCCCTGCACCACGGGCCCGGCCAGCGTGCCCGGCTCCGTGGCGGGCGTGGCCACCGAGGGCGGGGGCGGCGGGGGCGTCTCGCGCAGCAGGTTCATGAGGGGCGCCAGGGCCGTGCCTTCCAGCTGCGCATCCAGCCAGGTCACGGCCTCCGTGCGCCAGGCATCGCGGGTGGCGTCGTCGCGGCTCAGCCAGACGGCGGCCCCGGCCACCAGCAAAAGGAGCAGCAGGGCCAGGCAGCCCAGCCTGTGGCCGCCGCGCGGCGTCCTGGGGGCGGGCAGGTCATCCAGCCGTCCGCCGGACGGGGACGCGGAGGCAAGGGGAGCAAACCGGTTTTGGGCCGGTGCCTTGGTTTCCAGTTTCATGCAGGACCTCCGGGCGGCAGGAAGGCACGCCCAAAAAACTCGCTGCCGCTGCACGGCAGGCTGGGGGCATGCTAGCATCCCGGCACACGGCTGTGAAGGCATTTTGCGGGCTTCTCCCCGCCGCAGCCCTCGCGGGGCGGCCGCCCTTCCGGTCCCGGAGCCGCCCGATGACGCTGTCCCTGCGTTGCTGCGGCCCGCCCTCCGGCACGGGCACAGCCCACAGGCCCCATGCCAACTGCCTGTTTTTGCGCGGGAACGTCCTCCTGGCCCGGCGGGCAGGAAGGCCTTCCCGGCCGCACCGGCAGCGGAAAAAAAGCATTTCCCTCTGTTGACGCCCCCCCTGCGCCATGCTAATCACGAACCCCTACTAACAAGGGCAGCCAGATGCCACAGGCCCGGCCGCCGCTTTCACCTTTTAACCGGAATAGCCGCAGAGGGAGCGGATACTATGCCGAATTACGTTTACTTTCTTCTTGCCGTAGCCGGCCTCATCCTGGGCTACATCGTCTACGGCTCCATCGTCGCGAAGATCTTCGGTGCGGACGAGAACCGTCCCACCCCCGCCAAGACCATGGCCGACGGCGTCGACTACGTCGAGATGCCCATGTGGAAGGTCTGGCTCATCCAGCTGCTGAACATCGCCGGCGTGGGCCCCGTCTTCGGCCCCATCCTGGGCGCCCTGTACGGCCCCAGCGCCCTGCTGTGGATCGTCATCGGCACCATCTTTGCCGGTGCCGTGCATGACTACTTCTCCGGCATGCTCTCCGTGCGTTACAAGGGCGCCAACGTGCCCACCATCGTGGGCTACAACCTGGGCAACGCGGCCAAGCAGGTGATGCGCGTGTTCGCCGTCATCCTGCTGCTGCTCGTGGGCGTGGTCTTCGTGGCCGCCCCCGCCGGCCTGCTGGCCAAGCTGACCCCCGACTACATGGACCAGATGTTCTGGGTCGCCGTCATCTTCGCCTACTACTTCCTGGCCACCATCCTGCCCATCGACAAGATCATCGGCCGCCTCTACCCCCTGTTCGGCGCCGTGCTCATCATCATGGCCGTGGGCATGACCGTGACCATGTTCACCAGCGGTTGCGAGTTCTACAACTGGGCCGCCTTCCCCAACACCCATCCCCAGCAGCTGCCCATCTTCCCGCTGGTGTTCATCACCATCGCCTGCGGCGCCCTGTCCGGCTTCCACGCCACCCAGTCGCCCCTGATGTCCCGCTGCCTGGGCAATGAAAAGCAGGGCAAGGCCGTGTTCTACGGCGGCATGGTGGCCGAAGGCTTCATCGGCCTCGTGTGGGCCACCGTGGGCATGACCTTCTACACCAGCCCCGAAGCCCTGGCCGCCGCGGGCGGCCCCGCCAACGTGGTCAACGAGACCGCCCGCGCCCTCATGGGCCCCATCGGCGGCGTGCTGGCCATCCTGGGCGTGGTGGCCCTGCCCGTCACCTCCGGTGACACGGCCTTCCGCGCCGCCCGCCTGACCATCGCCGAAATGTTCAACTTCAAGCAGTCCGCCATCCCGGCCCGTCTGGCCATCGCCATCCCGATCTTCGCCATCGGCGTGGTGCTGAACTTCGTGGACTTCAACGTGATCTGGCGCTACTTCGGCTTCGCCAACCAGGCCCTGGCCGCCATCATGCTCTGGGCCGCCGCCGCCTACCTGTACCGCAAGCACCGCCTGCACTGGATCTGCACCGTGCCCGCCACCTTCATGACGGCCGTGTGCACCTCCTACATCTGCTATGAGCCCAAGATGGGCTTCGGCATGGGCATCCAGACCGCCGACATCATCGGCGTGATCGCGGCCGCCATCTGCCTGGTCGCCTTCCTGGCCCTGGCCCGCAAGCCCATCGCCGGCGCGCCCAGCATCGACGAAGTGTAGCGCTCGCCGCTCCACCCGCAGTCACGCACAAGGGCAGGGATCTTCCCTGCCCTTTTTTCGTGCCCCGGCACGGCGCCGCGCCCTGGCCGCCGGCATTGCGCCGCTCCCGGAGGCAGCGTATAACCCTGCTGTCCGGCCGCCTGTTCCCACGGCCGCCGGACCGCCATCACAGAACAGGAGATATCCATGCGCACCCCCAACATCCTGACCATCGCCGGTTCCGACTCCGGCGGCGGTGCCGGCATCCAGGCCGACCTCAAGACCATCATGGCCCTGGGCGGCTACGGCATGAGCGTCATCACGGCCCTGACCGCCCAGAACGGCCTGGGCGTCACCGGCATCCACGCGCCCGGGCCCGAATTCGTCGTGCTGCAGCTGCGCGCCGTGCTGGACGGTTTTCCCGTGCACGCCGCCAAGACCGGCATGCTCTTCTCGGCCGGCATCATCAACGCCCTGGCCGACGCCCTGCGCGACCGCAGCTTCCCGCTGGTGGTGGACCCTGTTTCCGTGAGCCAGAGCGGCAGCCGCCTGCTGCGTGAGGATGCCG
This is a stretch of genomic DNA from Desulfovibrio piger. It encodes these proteins:
- a CDS encoding carbon starvation protein A, whose translation is MPNYVYFLLAVAGLILGYIVYGSIVAKIFGADENRPTPAKTMADGVDYVEMPMWKVWLIQLLNIAGVGPVFGPILGALYGPSALLWIVIGTIFAGAVHDYFSGMLSVRYKGANVPTIVGYNLGNAAKQVMRVFAVILLLLVGVVFVAAPAGLLAKLTPDYMDQMFWVAVIFAYYFLATILPIDKIIGRLYPLFGAVLIIMAVGMTVTMFTSGCEFYNWAAFPNTHPQQLPIFPLVFITIACGALSGFHATQSPLMSRCLGNEKQGKAVFYGGMVAEGFIGLVWATVGMTFYTSPEALAAAGGPANVVNETARALMGPIGGVLAILGVVALPVTSGDTAFRAARLTIAEMFNFKQSAIPARLAIAIPIFAIGVVLNFVDFNVIWRYFGFANQALAAIMLWAAAAYLYRKHRLHWICTVPATFMTAVCTSYICYEPKMGFGMGIQTADIIGVIAAAICLVAFLALARKPIAGAPSIDEV